The following are from one region of the Novosphingobium humi genome:
- a CDS encoding response regulator: protein MAKRIMVVEDNDLNRKLFCDVLKSQGFTVEPVGDGLEALDKARAFVPDLMIMDIQLPNISGLELIEGAKADPLLRAIPVLAVTAYAGKGDEDRIREAGADGYLAKPVSIGPFMAAVKRLLENTPA from the coding sequence ATGGCAAAGCGAATTATGGTTGTCGAGGACAATGACCTCAATCGCAAGCTGTTCTGCGATGTTTTGAAGAGTCAGGGCTTTACCGTCGAGCCGGTGGGCGACGGGCTGGAGGCGCTGGACAAGGCGCGCGCTTTTGTGCCCGACCTGATGATTATGGACATCCAATTGCCCAATATTTCCGGGCTGGAGCTGATCGAGGGGGCCAAGGCCGATCCCTTGCTGCGCGCAATCCCTGTGCTGGCCGTCACCGCCTATGCCGGAAAGGGCGACGAGGACCGCATCCGCGAGGCGGGCGCCGACGGCTATCTAGCCAAGCCGGTTTCGATCGGGCCGTTTATGGCGGCGGTCAAACGCCTGCTGGAAAACACGCCCGCTTGA
- a CDS encoding phage major capsid protein, translating into MEHENLSNGLDASFDIVARQEAADAALSALRGEIEEVKSRLRPSARPPLAAADGGNHELKGFVDGYLRAGRDTELKSLNTAVMGDGGFVVPTVLDQQIAERLLRLSPIRSIAQVVQTTTSDYRKLIATGAPQSGWASQTAARGETASPNFAEIIPPSGELYANPSATQFMLDDAGFDVEGWLAGQIANEFARAEGAAFVSGSGTNQPLGFLTGTPSSADDTTRSFGTLQYLGSGDAAGLGTTPDDRLIDMVMALKPGHRQGAAWVMNAATIAQIRKVKDSTGAYIWQSSMMDGQPNRLLGYPVVEAADMPDVAAGAYPIAFGNFQNGYLITERFGTRLLRDPYSNKPYVNFYATKRVGGQVLDSDAIKLLKITA; encoded by the coding sequence ATGGAACATGAAAACCTGAGCAATGGCCTCGACGCCTCGTTCGACATCGTGGCCCGTCAGGAAGCCGCCGATGCCGCGCTTTCGGCCCTGCGCGGCGAGATCGAGGAAGTGAAATCGCGCCTTCGCCCCTCGGCCCGCCCGCCGCTGGCCGCCGCCGATGGCGGGAATCATGAGCTGAAGGGCTTTGTAGACGGCTATCTGCGCGCCGGGCGCGATACCGAGCTGAAGTCGCTCAACACCGCTGTGATGGGCGATGGCGGCTTCGTCGTGCCCACCGTGCTGGACCAGCAGATTGCCGAGCGACTGCTGCGCCTCAGCCCGATCCGCTCGATCGCTCAGGTGGTCCAGACCACCACCTCGGACTATCGCAAGCTGATCGCCACGGGCGCGCCCCAGTCGGGCTGGGCCAGCCAGACCGCCGCGCGGGGCGAAACCGCCTCGCCCAATTTCGCCGAGATCATTCCCCCCTCGGGCGAACTCTATGCCAACCCCTCGGCCACGCAATTCATGCTGGATGATGCCGGCTTCGATGTCGAAGGCTGGCTGGCGGGCCAGATCGCCAATGAATTCGCCCGCGCCGAAGGGGCCGCCTTTGTGTCGGGCAGCGGCACCAACCAGCCGCTGGGCTTTCTGACCGGCACGCCCAGCAGCGCCGATGACACCACGCGCAGCTTCGGTACGCTCCAGTATCTGGGCTCGGGCGATGCGGCGGGTTTGGGCACGACGCCCGATGATCGGCTGATCGACATGGTGATGGCGCTGAAACCGGGCCATCGTCAGGGCGCGGCATGGGTGATGAATGCGGCCACCATCGCCCAGATCCGCAAGGTCAAGGATTCGACCGGCGCCTATATCTGGCAATCCTCGATGATGGATGGCCAGCCCAACCGTCTGCTAGGCTATCCGGTGGTCGAGGCGGCCGATATGCCCGATGTGGCCGCAGGCGCCTATCCGATTGCGTTTGGCAATTTCCAGAACGGCTATCTGATCACCGAACGCTTCGGCACCCGCCTGCTGCGCGATCCCTACAGCAACAAGCCCTATGTCAACTTCTACGCCACCAAGCGCGTGGGCGGTCAGGTGCTGGATAGCGACGCGATCAAGCTGCTCAAGATCACCGCCTAA
- a CDS encoding HAD family hydrolase — translation MARPLIISDCDEVLLHMIAPFRDWLGETQGVTFTMNGNDFSRSMHYGDGSAVPGPEMWRLLGAFFDTEMHRQSPIAGAIEGMTELAQDADVVILTNLEDHRQEARTRQLADHGLNIRVFTNQGPKGPAIRAILDEYRPSRAVFIDDIAQHHGSAFEVTPDIARLHLCGEPLLAPHITCAFTQGHAHARIDDWASALPWLKARLHGDTND, via the coding sequence ATGGCGCGCCCGCTTATCATCTCCGATTGCGACGAGGTGCTGCTGCACATGATCGCTCCCTTCCGCGACTGGCTGGGCGAGACGCAGGGCGTGACCTTCACCATGAACGGCAATGATTTTTCGCGCTCGATGCATTACGGCGATGGATCGGCGGTGCCGGGGCCGGAGATGTGGCGCCTGCTGGGCGCTTTCTTTGACACCGAAATGCATCGCCAGTCGCCCATTGCGGGCGCGATCGAGGGCATGACCGAATTGGCGCAGGATGCCGATGTCGTGATTCTGACCAATCTGGAGGATCACCGGCAAGAGGCCCGCACAAGGCAATTGGCCGATCATGGCCTGAACATCCGCGTGTTCACCAATCAAGGCCCCAAAGGCCCCGCGATCCGCGCGATCCTGGATGAATATCGCCCCAGCCGGGCGGTTTTCATCGACGATATCGCCCAGCATCACGGCTCTGCCTTTGAGGTTACACCTGACATCGCCCGACTGCATCTTTGCGGCGAACCGTTACTTGCGCCACATATCACTTGCGCTTTCACCCAGGGTCATGCTCACGCCCGGATCGATGACTGGGCCAGCGCTTTGCCCTGGCTGAAAGCCCGACTGCATGGAGACACCAATGACTGA
- a CDS encoding YqaA family protein yields the protein MLRRLYNWTMGKAAGPFAEYWLALFAFVEASFFPIPPHPVLGLMCLARPERAIRYAIITTLASVAGGLLGYAIGHFAFALVGEKLLDALHLTASFPYAACKLRGEAGFIAIIAKGATPIPFKLITITAGFIGMPIAKFLLASVISRSISFMIVGVLFRLFGAPIKAWIDKYLGMAVAGFVVLVVAGFVAAAMLGGHKAGVADECTGVTMESLASVK from the coding sequence ATGCTTCGCCGCCTGTATAACTGGACGATGGGCAAGGCCGCCGGGCCATTTGCCGAATATTGGCTCGCCCTCTTCGCCTTCGTCGAGGCCAGCTTTTTCCCCATTCCTCCGCATCCGGTGCTGGGGCTGATGTGTCTGGCGCGCCCGGAACGCGCGATCCGTTATGCGATTATAACCACATTGGCTTCTGTGGCGGGCGGCTTGCTGGGTTATGCCATCGGCCATTTCGCCTTTGCGCTGGTGGGCGAAAAGCTGCTCGATGCGCTGCACCTGACGGCCAGCTTCCCCTATGCCGCCTGCAAATTGCGCGGCGAAGCGGGCTTTATCGCCATCATCGCCAAGGGCGCGACGCCCATCCCCTTCAAGCTGATCACCATAACGGCGGGCTTCATCGGCATGCCCATCGCCAAGTTCCTGCTGGCCAGCGTGATCTCGCGCTCGATCAGCTTCATGATCGTGGGCGTGCTGTTCCGTCTGTTCGGCGCGCCGATCAAGGCCTGGATCGACAAGTATCTGGGTATGGCGGTCGCCGGATTCGTCGTGCTGGTGGTGGCCGGGTTTGTCGCTGCCGCGATGCTTGGCGGGCACAAGGCGGGCGTGGCCGATGAATGCACCGGGGTGACGATGGAGTCGTTGGCTTCGGTGAAGTGA
- a CDS encoding DNA-packaging protein: MRNKPPLLECLLAQPTAQRLAALAVLTGAERAELRHHWELWARPEQLPPRGDWRIWLVMAGRGFGKTRLGAEWVRRVAADHPDARIALVGASLGDARAVMVEGESGILACSPPRRRPRFEPSLRRLVWPNGAQATIYSAGEPESLRGPQHSHAWCDEIAKWDNAAQRAEQSWNNLVLGMRLGENPQALATTTPRAVPLLMQLLDQEDAIITRGRTQDNLSNLPARFLKDMRRSFGRSALARQELDGELLTDIEGALWTRAMIETAREDTAGAQPVRTVIGVDPPASAAGDACGIIVAQLGDDGVARILADATVQRASPEKWARAVAEAAATWRADRVVAEANQGGAMVESVLRAACIALPIRLVHASVGKAARAEPVAALYETGRVRHVGAFPALEDQLCGLVAGGAYQGPGRSPDRADAAVWALTELMLSTRAPPRVLDL; this comes from the coding sequence ATGAGGAATAAGCCGCCGCTGCTGGAATGCCTTCTGGCCCAGCCGACAGCGCAAAGGCTGGCGGCGCTGGCCGTGCTGACCGGGGCCGAGCGTGCCGAATTGCGCCACCATTGGGAGCTTTGGGCGCGCCCCGAACAATTGCCCCCGCGCGGCGACTGGCGAATCTGGCTGGTGATGGCCGGGCGCGGGTTTGGCAAGACGCGGCTGGGCGCCGAATGGGTCCGCCGCGTGGCCGCCGACCATCCCGATGCGCGGATTGCTTTGGTGGGTGCGTCTCTGGGCGATGCCCGCGCGGTGATGGTCGAGGGCGAGAGCGGCATTCTGGCCTGCTCTCCTCCCCGCCGCCGCCCGCGCTTTGAACCCTCGCTGCGGCGGCTGGTCTGGCCCAACGGGGCGCAGGCGACGATTTACTCGGCGGGCGAACCCGAAAGCCTGCGCGGGCCGCAGCACAGCCATGCCTGGTGCGATGAAATCGCCAAATGGGATAATGCGGCGCAGCGAGCCGAGCAAAGCTGGAACAACCTTGTGCTGGGTATGCGCCTTGGCGAAAACCCTCAGGCGCTGGCCACCACCACGCCGCGCGCGGTGCCCCTGCTGATGCAATTGCTGGATCAGGAGGATGCGATCATCACACGGGGGCGGACGCAGGACAACCTCTCGAACCTGCCCGCGCGTTTCCTCAAGGATATGCGCCGCAGCTTTGGTCGCTCGGCGCTGGCGCGTCAGGAACTGGACGGCGAATTGCTGACCGACATCGAGGGGGCGCTCTGGACCCGCGCGATGATCGAAACCGCCCGCGAGGACACAGCCGGGGCGCAGCCGGTGCGCACGGTGATCGGGGTTGACCCTCCGGCCTCGGCGGCGGGCGATGCCTGCGGGATCATCGTCGCGCAGTTGGGCGATGATGGGGTGGCGCGGATCCTTGCCGACGCCACCGTGCAGCGCGCGAGCCCGGAAAAATGGGCCAGAGCCGTGGCCGAAGCCGCCGCCACATGGCGCGCCGACCGCGTTGTGGCCGAGGCCAATCAGGGCGGGGCGATGGTGGAAAGCGTGCTGCGCGCGGCCTGCATCGCCCTGCCCATCCGGCTCGTCCACGCCAGCGTGGGCAAGGCGGCGCGGGCCGAGCCGGTCGCCGCGCTCTATGAAACGGGGCGCGTGCGCCATGTCGGCGCCTTCCCCGCGCTGGAGGACCAGCTCTGCGGTCTGGTGGCGGGCGGGGCCTATCAAGGGCCGGGCCGGTCGCCCGACCGCGCCGATGCCGCCGTCTGGGCGCTGACCGAGCTGATGCTTTCCACCCGCGCCCCGCCGCGCGTGCTCGACCTGTAA
- a CDS encoding HK97 family phage prohead protease — protein MTAEPEDSLRFAGYAALFDKRDAGRDTIRPGAFARTLAERDARRQGPLPLFWQHNPDQRIGWIENAAEDERGLRVIARIDNPAGGAAAALKTGKVTGLSFGYRARAFDRDAQGRELRDIDLYEVSLVTHPMQHDARVHMVSGPAA, from the coding sequence ATGACGGCAGAACCTGAAGATAGCCTGCGCTTTGCCGGCTATGCGGCCCTGTTCGACAAGCGCGATGCGGGGCGCGACACGATCCGCCCCGGCGCCTTTGCCCGCACACTGGCCGAGCGGGATGCGCGTCGTCAGGGCCCCCTGCCCCTGTTCTGGCAGCACAACCCGGACCAGCGTATCGGCTGGATCGAAAATGCCGCCGAGGATGAGCGCGGATTGCGCGTGATCGCCCGGATCGACAATCCGGCGGGCGGCGCGGCCGCCGCGCTCAAAACCGGCAAGGTCACGGGTCTGAGCTTCGGCTATCGCGCCCGCGCCTTTGACCGTGATGCGCAAGGGCGCGAATTGCGCGACATCGACCTCTACGAAGTCAGCCTGGTTACCCACCCGATGCAGCATGATGCGCGGGTCCACATGGTCTCCGGCCCGGCCGCCTGA
- a CDS encoding glycerophosphodiester phosphodiesterase family protein — translation MTERADWLRGAVIAHRGLHDMARSGDQWLGHWAENTLSAFTCAIAAGYGIECDVRLAGDGTVVVFHDAMLDRLTHARGPVKDHGMEVLSRLPVGGTRDVIPSLGQLLDLVAGRVPLLIEIKLDKREDPAPLCDGVARALADYAGPVAIMSFDHRAPRWFAQNAPDVVRGMVLEARDMSGWRAKWLMPRRFSAAEIEFLAVDIRGLPHDTVAHWRNTWPIATWTVRRAIQREVALEHADALIAEGDGLA, via the coding sequence ATGACGGAAAGGGCCGATTGGCTGCGCGGGGCGGTGATCGCCCATCGGGGCCTGCATGATATGGCCCGATCCGGCGACCAATGGCTGGGCCATTGGGCGGAGAACACGCTCTCCGCCTTCACCTGTGCCATCGCGGCCGGATATGGCATCGAATGCGATGTCCGGCTGGCGGGCGACGGCACGGTGGTGGTGTTTCATGACGCCATGCTGGACCGGCTGACCCATGCGCGCGGGCCGGTCAAGGATCACGGCATGGAGGTGCTCTCGCGCCTGCCGGTGGGGGGCACGCGCGATGTGATCCCTTCGCTTGGCCAATTGCTCGATCTGGTGGCGGGCCGTGTCCCGCTGCTGATCGAGATCAAGCTGGACAAGCGCGAGGACCCCGCGCCCCTGTGCGATGGCGTGGCCCGTGCTTTGGCCGATTACGCCGGGCCGGTGGCCATCATGAGTTTTGACCATCGCGCGCCGCGCTGGTTTGCGCAAAACGCGCCCGATGTGGTGCGCGGCATGGTGCTGGAGGCGCGCGACATGTCGGGCTGGCGCGCGAAATGGTTGATGCCCCGCCGGTTTTCTGCCGCAGAAATAGAGTTTCTCGCCGTGGATATTCGCGGTTTGCCCCATGATACAGTTGCGCATTGGCGCAATACGTGGCCCATCGCCACATGGACAGTGCGCCGCGCCATCCAGCGCGAAGTGGCGCTGGAACATGCCGATGCGCTGATCGCCGAAGGAGATGGTCTGGCGTGA
- a CDS encoding phage portal protein: MTFLETIASAFKGRGARVPLAQSYVSPWVFGDSHNGRQPFDYHQAVRRAYLENPVAHRAVRLVADGIAGAPLAPTDPSLAMLVLETSAGQSLLETLASQLLLHGNAYVQILKDGLGYPVELFALRPERVTLVFGNDGWPTGITYRVGDRSMTIPMCDSDASPNIIHIKGYHPGDDHYGAGCLGAADQAVATHNAAANWNRSLLENAARPSGALVYDAGNGAGLSGEQFDRLREELNRVFSGSPNAGRPMLLEGGLKWQSMSMSPADMDFAALKSAAARDIALAFGVPPMLLGLPGDSTYNNYKEANKALWRLTLLPLADKLLSAIAEGLETWFPEARLAIDLDRIPALAEDRQALWSQINAANFLTDAEKREMLGLPALGLGPQTAQVQP; this comes from the coding sequence ATGACCTTCCTTGAAACCATCGCTTCCGCCTTCAAGGGCAGGGGAGCCCGCGTGCCGCTGGCGCAATCCTATGTCTCGCCATGGGTCTTCGGCGACAGCCACAATGGACGACAGCCCTTTGATTATCATCAGGCGGTGCGCCGCGCCTATCTGGAAAATCCGGTGGCGCATCGCGCGGTGCGGCTGGTGGCCGACGGCATCGCCGGTGCGCCGCTGGCGCCGACCGATCCGTCGCTGGCCATGCTGGTGCTGGAAACCTCGGCCGGGCAATCGCTGCTCGAAACGCTGGCCAGCCAGTTGCTGCTTCATGGCAATGCCTATGTGCAGATCCTGAAGGATGGGCTGGGCTATCCGGTCGAGCTCTTTGCCCTGCGCCCGGAGCGCGTGACGCTGGTGTTCGGCAATGATGGCTGGCCCACGGGGATCACCTATCGCGTGGGCGACCGCTCGATGACGATCCCGATGTGCGACAGCGATGCCTCGCCCAATATCATCCATATCAAGGGCTATCATCCGGGCGATGACCATTATGGCGCGGGCTGCCTTGGCGCGGCGGATCAGGCGGTGGCCACGCATAATGCGGCGGCCAATTGGAACCGGAGCTTGCTGGAAAATGCCGCGCGGCCTTCGGGGGCCCTGGTCTATGATGCGGGCAATGGCGCAGGCCTTTCGGGCGAACAGTTCGACCGGCTGCGCGAGGAATTGAACCGGGTCTTTTCCGGCTCTCCCAATGCCGGGCGGCCGATGCTGCTCGAAGGGGGGCTGAAATGGCAGTCGATGTCGATGTCGCCCGCCGACATGGATTTTGCCGCGCTGAAATCGGCCGCCGCGCGCGATATTGCGCTGGCCTTTGGGGTGCCGCCGATGCTGCTGGGCCTGCCGGGGGACAGCACCTACAACAACTACAAGGAGGCCAACAAGGCGCTCTGGCGTCTGACGCTGCTGCCGCTGGCCGACAAGCTGCTTTCGGCCATTGCCGAGGGGCTGGAGACATGGTTCCCCGAAGCGCGTCTGGCCATCGACCTTGATCGCATTCCCGCGCTGGCCGAGGACCGGCAGGCGCTGTGGAGCCAGATCAATGCCGCCAATTTCCTGACCGATGCGGAAAAGCGCGAGATGCTGGGCCTGCCGGCGCTTGGCCTTGGGCCGCAAACCGCCCAGGTGCAGCCATGA
- a CDS encoding DUF6127 family protein encodes MKREDMLARLMAQENADGGDLITLRAIVEEASELGAARMLARMGLNDDGASDDLSELRELLRAWRDAKRSMWKAVIDWAVRAGLAAVLVGMAMRSGAGELLK; translated from the coding sequence ATGAAGCGCGAGGATATGCTGGCGCGGCTGATGGCGCAGGAAAATGCCGATGGGGGCGATCTGATCACCCTGCGCGCGATTGTCGAGGAGGCCAGCGAATTGGGCGCGGCGCGGATGCTGGCGCGCATGGGGCTCAATGATGATGGCGCCTCCGATGACCTGTCGGAACTGCGCGAACTGCTGCGCGCATGGCGCGATGCCAAGCGCAGCATGTGGAAGGCGGTGATCGACTGGGCGGTGCGCGCGGGGCTGGCGGCGGTGCTGGTGGGCATGGCGATGCGGTCGGGAGCAGGAGAATTGCTGAAATGA
- a CDS encoding RidA family protein, whose translation MTDSVEARLAELGLTLPVAAAPVAAYVPVVEAGGLAHVSGQLPFIDGALVKGRLGENVSTEEGYEAAKACGLMLLAQLKAALGSLDRVERIVKLGAFINSTGDYTDQPKVANGVSELMVAVFGDAGKHARSAVGVPVLPLGAAVEVDAIVAVKA comes from the coding sequence ATGACTGATTCTGTAGAAGCTCGTCTGGCCGAACTGGGCCTTACCCTGCCGGTCGCGGCGGCGCCTGTTGCGGCCTATGTGCCGGTGGTCGAGGCGGGCGGCCTTGCCCATGTTTCGGGGCAATTGCCTTTCATCGACGGCGCGCTGGTCAAGGGCCGCCTTGGCGAAAACGTCAGCACCGAAGAAGGCTATGAAGCCGCGAAGGCTTGCGGCCTGATGCTGCTGGCCCAATTGAAGGCCGCTCTGGGCAGCCTCGACCGTGTTGAGCGCATCGTCAAGCTGGGCGCTTTCATCAATTCGACCGGCGATTACACCGACCAGCCCAAGGTGGCCAATGGCGTCAGCGAGCTGATGGTCGCGGTCTTTGGCGACGCCGGCAAGCATGCGCGCAGCGCGGTGGGCGTGCCGGTGCTCCCGCTGGGCGCGGCGGTTGAGGTGGACGCCATCGTGGCGGTCAAGGCCTGA
- a CDS encoding DUF3572 domain-containing protein has protein sequence MVKDDGEAEGLALAALGWVLSDDDHADRLLALTGVSPEELRERIGERVVLAAILEFVLSHEPDLLACADALGVPPKALEKAHSALAAPMDDADWGA, from the coding sequence ATGGTAAAAGATGATGGAGAGGCCGAGGGCCTTGCTCTGGCCGCATTGGGCTGGGTCTTGTCCGATGACGATCATGCCGACCGGCTGCTGGCGCTGACCGGGGTCAGCCCGGAGGAATTGCGCGAAAGAATCGGCGAGCGCGTGGTGCTGGCCGCGATACTGGAGTTTGTCTTGAGTCACGAACCGGATCTTCTTGCCTGCGCCGATGCGCTGGGCGTGCCGCCCAAGGCGCTGGAAAAGGCCCATTCCGCGCTGGCTGCGCCTATGGATGATGCGGATTGGGGGGCATGA
- a CDS encoding acyl carrier protein, translating to MDRAATSEKIAALIEPFNKKGIAISDATSFAGDLEFDSLTVMDFVAAIEDEFDIIISMNQQAEIETYGQLVDAVVKLQG from the coding sequence ATGGACCGCGCCGCCACCAGCGAAAAGATCGCCGCGCTGATCGAGCCCTTCAACAAGAAGGGCATCGCCATTTCCGACGCCACCAGCTTTGCCGGCGATCTGGAATTCGACAGCCTGACGGTGATGGATTTCGTGGCCGCCATTGAGGATGAATTCGACATCATCATTTCCATGAACCAGCAGGCCGAAATCGAAACCTATGGCCAGTTGGTCGATGCCGTTGTGAAGCTGCAGGGTTGA
- a CDS encoding head-tail connector protein: MTRVIVTPPVLAPAALAELKDWLGITISADDAGLTGLLGTALEVCADYIGMVPLTATYEETVCVPTGRFALPCPADWQSCRYPGEWAGRIGHDSWHRLDLRPVSALVSVEALDSTGARSTLSSDNYTARIDSDGQGAIRIPGAGGLGRAVVRYCAGMADEWSALPESLRHGIMRLAAHQYRQRESAGADALPPASVTALWRPWRRMRLA; this comes from the coding sequence ATGACGCGGGTTATCGTCACGCCACCGGTTCTGGCACCTGCGGCGCTGGCCGAGCTGAAGGACTGGCTCGGCATCACCATCTCGGCGGACGATGCGGGTCTGACCGGCCTGCTCGGCACCGCGCTGGAGGTCTGCGCCGATTATATCGGGATGGTGCCGCTGACCGCCACCTATGAAGAGACGGTCTGTGTGCCGACCGGGCGTTTTGCCCTTCCCTGTCCGGCCGATTGGCAAAGCTGCCGTTATCCGGGCGAATGGGCGGGGCGCATCGGCCATGACAGCTGGCACCGGCTTGATCTGCGCCCGGTCAGCGCGCTGGTCTCGGTCGAGGCGCTGGACAGCACCGGCGCGCGCAGCACGCTTTCGAGCGACAATTATACAGCGAGGATCGACAGCGACGGGCAAGGCGCGATCCGCATTCCCGGCGCCGGCGGGCTGGGGCGGGCGGTGGTGCGCTATTGCGCCGGAATGGCCGATGAATGGTCCGCGCTTCCCGAATCCTTGCGCCATGGGATCATGCGCCTGGCCGCGCATCAATATCGCCAGCGCGAAAGCGCCGGGGCCGACGCCCTGCCGCCTGCCTCGGTCACCGCGCTGTGGCGGCCATGGCGCCGGATGCGGCTGGCATGA
- a CDS encoding DUF3168 domain-containing protein, translating to MEVPLRASLIDWLAGDAVLGSMLNAVTEEAPSRTALPWLAIATSASVDWSTKTEAGGETRIALELHLRGDRPEDGAAVTAAVQARIAAMPHDQGAFRIVTLNFLRSRAEARANNTRAMLLEYRFRTIAA from the coding sequence ATGGAAGTTCCCTTGCGCGCCAGTTTGATCGACTGGCTGGCCGGCGATGCCGTGCTTGGCTCCATGCTCAATGCCGTCACCGAAGAAGCGCCCAGCCGCACCGCCTTGCCATGGCTGGCCATTGCCACCAGCGCCAGCGTGGACTGGAGCACCAAGACCGAGGCGGGCGGTGAAACGCGCATCGCGCTCGAACTCCACCTGCGCGGCGACCGGCCCGAGGATGGCGCGGCGGTGACGGCTGCGGTTCAGGCCCGCATCGCCGCGATGCCGCACGATCAGGGCGCCTTTCGCATCGTCACGCTGAATTTCCTGCGCAGTCGCGCCGAGGCCCGCGCCAACAACACCCGCGCGATGCTGCTGGAATACCGTTTCCGTACCATCGCTGCCTGA
- the spt gene encoding serine palmitoyltransferase, whose product MTDLFSKFDPLIQMRTDLLSTGVTDPFGLVMEKVISPTVALCNGRETILLGTYNYMGMTFDPDVIAAGKQALDDFGSGTTGSRVLNGTYAGHKAVEQALCDFYGMDHAMVFSTGYQANLGIISTIAGKGDYIILDIDSHASIWDGCKMGDAEVVPFKHNDIEAMEKRLKRVPEGAGILVVLEGVYSMLGDIAPLKEMIAIAKKYGAMVLVDEAHSMGFIGPNGRGVAEEQGVLDQVDFVIGTFSKSVGTVGGFCVSNHPKFEIMRLVCRPYVFTASLPPSVVATAATSVRKLMHAADKRAHLWENSRVLHSGLRERGFKLGTETPQSAIISVIMPDLERGAAMWEALLHEGLYVNLARPPATPAGMTLLRCSLCAAHSAEQVQTIIGMFERAGKKARII is encoded by the coding sequence ATGACGGATCTTTTTTCCAAATTCGATCCTCTGATCCAGATGCGGACGGATCTGCTCTCCACGGGCGTGACCGATCCCTTTGGTCTGGTGATGGAAAAGGTGATCTCGCCCACGGTTGCCCTGTGCAACGGGCGCGAGACGATTTTGCTCGGCACCTATAACTATATGGGCATGACGTTCGACCCGGACGTGATCGCTGCGGGCAAGCAGGCGCTGGACGATTTCGGTTCGGGCACCACGGGCAGCCGTGTGCTGAACGGCACCTATGCCGGACACAAGGCGGTCGAGCAGGCGCTTTGCGATTTCTACGGCATGGATCATGCCATGGTGTTCTCGACCGGCTATCAGGCCAATCTGGGCATCATTTCCACCATCGCGGGCAAGGGTGACTACATCATCCTCGACATCGACAGCCATGCGTCCATCTGGGACGGGTGCAAGATGGGCGATGCCGAAGTGGTGCCTTTCAAGCACAATGACATCGAGGCGATGGAAAAGCGCCTGAAGCGCGTGCCCGAAGGCGCGGGCATTCTGGTCGTGCTCGAAGGCGTCTATTCGATGCTGGGCGATATCGCGCCTTTGAAGGAAATGATCGCCATCGCCAAGAAATATGGCGCGATGGTGCTGGTGGACGAGGCCCACTCGATGGGCTTTATCGGCCCCAACGGTCGCGGCGTGGCCGAAGAACAGGGCGTGCTGGATCAGGTCGATTTCGTGATCGGCACGTTCAGCAAGTCGGTCGGCACGGTGGGCGGCTTCTGCGTTTCGAACCATCCCAAGTTCGAGATCATGCGTCTGGTCTGCCGCCCCTATGTGTTCACGGCTTCGCTGCCTCCCTCGGTTGTGGCCACCGCCGCGACCTCTGTGCGCAAGCTGATGCATGCCGCCGACAAGCGCGCCCACCTGTGGGAAAATTCGCGCGTGCTGCATTCAGGCCTGCGCGAGCGCGGGTTCAAGCTGGGCACCGAAACGCCCCAGTCGGCGATCATCTCGGTGATCATGCCCGACCTCGAACGCGGCGCGGCCATGTGGGAAGCGCTGCTGCACGAAGGTCTCTATGTGAACCTGGCGCGTCCCCCGGCAACGCCGGCAGGCATGACGCTGCTGCGTTGCTCGCTGTGCGCCGCGCATTCGGCCGAGCAGGTGCAGACCATTATCGGCATGTTTGAGCGGGCCGGTAAGAAGGCCCGGATTATTTAA